The DNA sequence ACCAGGCCGGCAGCAAGTAGAGGTATGGTTTTCCTTTTCATAAATTCAATTTTTTCGCTCGCTTCAATTCCGTTTAAAAAGATTGGCTTTCCCTTCCTTTCCTTTTAACAAGCGTTCAATGTTTTTCTGGTGAGTGATCAGTACCAATACGCAAACGCAGATACCGAAAAGCACTACTGACCTTACCGGTTCCTTTATCACGAAAATGATGACAATGGGATAAGCAAAACTTGCCATCATGGAACTCAGCGACACATATTTCGTCAGCAGCAGCATGACCACGAAAACAAGGACACAGTACAGGGCCGCCTCAGATTGTATCGCTAAAATCATTCCAAATAAAGTAGCAATTCCCTTTCCGCCGCGGAAACCGGCGTAGACGGGGAAAATGTGCCCCATCACAGCCGTAATTCCTAATGAAAGCTGGAAGTTGATAAAAGGGATTGTGCCAGGATTATTGACACTAAAGATAAATGCGATATTGGTAGCGGCGAACCCTTTCAGAATATCGATTACCATTACCGGGATCCCCGCCTTTTTTCCAAGTACCCGGAACGTATTGGTAGCTCCTGCGTTTCCGCTCCCATATTCGCGGATATCTATGCCGTAAAACACCTTGCCAAGCCACACAGCCGTGGGAATGGAACCTATCATGTAAGCAAGCAGCA is a window from the Anseongella ginsenosidimutans genome containing:
- the plsY gene encoding glycerol-3-phosphate 1-O-acyltransferase PlsY gives rise to the protein MIPAHSLTALLLAYMIGSIPTAVWLGKVFYGIDIREYGSGNAGATNTFRVLGKKAGIPVMVIDILKGFAATNIAFIFSVNNPGTIPFINFQLSLGITAVMGHIFPVYAGFRGGKGIATLFGMILAIQSEAALYCVLVFVVMLLLTKYVSLSSMMASFAYPIVIIFVIKEPVRSVVLFGICVCVLVLITHQKNIERLLKGKEGKANLFKRN